In Gambusia affinis linkage group LG06, SWU_Gaff_1.0, whole genome shotgun sequence, one DNA window encodes the following:
- the nup88 gene encoding nucleoporin 88: MFGQFIKMAAFSADRWLNDLPNHTIFKKIRERLDPESERNEKETAKNLTFCLGGDFFLWDDSEGVFYTTNLRQLNSEESESSGKYQTLQCINPPLFQVCQLLLSPTQHLVALVGQRGISVLELPQRWGKRSEFEGGREKINCKTIPVAERFFTSSPSVKLRQAAWYPSETDEPHLVLLTSDNTIRFYALKSPHTPAKVLPVSQSEDETSSLHPPVRSYAASLGEIAVAFDFGSASGPPRQLAAQCSKNQPVYPLYILYENGETYVSYTSYTTGFSVSKPAGPLPMYPAAEDNYGYDACAVLCLPCVPSILVIATETGMLYHCVVLECEEEEEWIRGSEAVPSLYVFECVELELTLRVAAEEDEPQEFDFTCPIKLHRDPLCPQRYHCTHEAGVHSVGLIWLNKLQKFLQSNEEDKDSLQELAAEKRCIVEHILCTRPLPSRRSAPVLGFLIVSDLSLGATMICITSSYDCIMLPLLSSIRPPSPPLLCSDPGPGSTSSPLRGLASDSFEQHIRSILARSSNNPLVLKAGDKEASTPPAECLQLLSRATQVFREEYIMKQDMAREEMERRVKLLTGQKVKQVEELASCREERKSLTEAAERLADKYEDAKYRQEALMNRVKKVLCSLQSQLPVLSNSEKDMRKELHSVSDKLKHLDNCIRQVNTKLEYQKTQVDKEMSASKTAVPLNAQQKKVVQDVLREQGQQIGDMMKQIKDIKNHFSF, encoded by the exons ATGTTCGGCCAGTTTATCAAGATGGCGGCGTTCAGCGCAGATCGGTGGCTGAATGACTTACCAAATCACACTATTTTCAAGAAGATACGAGAGAGGCTGGACCCGGAGTCCGAGAGAAATGAGAAGGAAACGGCCAAGAACCTGACGTTTTGTCTGGGTGGAGACTTTTTCCTGTGGGACGACTCTGAAGGTGTGTTTTACACCACCAACCTGCGGCAGTTGAACTCCGAGGAGTCCGAAAGCAGCGGGAAGTACCAGACGCTCCAGTGCATCAACCCGCCTCTGTTCCAGGTGTGCCAGCTGCTGCTGAGCCCCACGCAGCACCTCGTCGCACTGGTCGGCCAGAGAGGGATTTCGGTTTTGGAGCTCCCTCAGCGTTGGGGGAAGCGGTCCGAGTTCGAGGGCGGCCGGGAAAAGATCAACTGCAAGACCATCCCTGTGGCGGAGCGCTTCTTCACCAGCTCCCCGTCAGTGAAGCTGCGACAGGCGGCTTGGTACCCGAGCGAAACCGACGAGCCCCACCTGGTTCTGCTCACATCCGACAACACCATCCGATTCTACGCGCTGAAGTCGCCGCACACGCCGGCTAAAGTGCTGCCCGTGTCGCAGTCGGAGGATGAAACCAGCAGCCTCCACCCGCCGGTTCGCTCCTACGCCGCGTCTCTGGGAGAAATAGCAGTCGCCTTTGACTTCGGTTCGGCTTCCGGTCCTCCGCGGCAGCTGGCGGCGCAGTGCTCCAAAAACCAACCAGTTTATCCCCTCTACATCCTCTATGAAAACGGGGAAACCTACGTGAGTTACACCAGCTATACAACCGGCTTCAGCGTGAGCAAACCGGCCGGACCACTGCCCATGTATCCCGCCGCGGAGGACAACTACGGCTACGACGCATGCGCAGTCCTGTGCCTGCCATGCGTCCCCAGCATCCTGGTGATCGCCACGGAAACGGGGATGCTGTATCACTGCGTGGTGCTGGagtgtgaggaggaggaggagtggatCCGAGGTTCGGAGGCGGTTCCGTCTCTCTACGTGTTTGAATGCGTGGAGCTGGAGCTCACACTCAGAGTGGCAGCGGAGGAGGACGAGCCGCAGGAGTTTGATTTCACCTGCCCCATCAAGCTGCACCGGGACCCGCTGTGTCCGCAGCGGTACCACTGCACCCACGAGGCCGGGGTGCACAGCGTGGGGCTCATCTGGCTCAACAAACTGCAGAAGTTCCTCCAGTCCAACGAGGAGGACAAGGACAGCCTGCAGGAGCTGGCTGCGGAGAAGCGCTGCATCGTGGAGCACATCCTCTGCACCCGGCCGCTGCCCAGCCGCCGCTCGGCTCCGGTCCTCGGCTTCCTCATCGTGTCTGACCTCTCTCTGGGAGCCACCATGATCTGCATCACCTCCAGCTATGACTGCATCATGTTGCCCCTTCTCAGCTCCATTCGCCCTCCCTCTCCGCCGCTGCTTTGCTCTGATCCGGGTCCCGGTTCCACCAGCTCGCCGCTCCGCGGCCTGGCCAGCGACTCCTTCGAGCAGCACATCCGTAGCATCCTGGCGCGGAGCTCCAACAACCCCTTGGTGCTGAAAGCTGGTGACAAGGAGGCGTCCACCCCGCCGGCGGAGTGTCTGCAGCTCCTCAGTAGAGCCACGCag GTGTTCCGCGAGGAATACATCATGAAGCAGGACATGGCACGCGAGGAGATGGAGAGGAGGGTGAAGCTCCTGACTGGTCAGAAGGTCAagcaggtggaggagctggCGTCATGCCGGGAGGAGAGGAAGAGTCTGACTGAAGCGGCGGAGAGATTGGCGGACAAATACGAAGACGCAAAGTATCGTCAGGAGGCGCTGATGAATCGGGTGAAGAAGGTTCTGTGCAGCCTGCAGAGCCAGCTGCCCGTCCTGTCCAACAGCGAGAAGGACATGAGGAAGGAGCTGCACAGCGTCAGCGACAAGCTCAAACACCTGGACAACTGCATCCGGCAGGTGAACACCAAGCTGGAATACCAGAAGACGCAGGTGGACAAGGAGATGTCTGCGTCCAAGACGGCCGTCCCGCTCAACGCACAGCAGAAGAAGGTGGTCCAGGACGTCCTGAGGGAGCAGGGACAGCAGATCGGAGACATGATGAAGCAAATCAAAGACATCAAAAATCATTTCAGCTTCTAA
- the psmd8 gene encoding 26S proteasome non-ATPase regulatory subunit 8, with product MTVARCRTFCRLTMALKETAGLYETLKAEWNKKNPNLNKCGDLLSKLKVSLLELNFLPTSGSAITKQQLILARDVLEIGALWSILKKDIPSFERYMAQLKCYYFDYKDELPAAAYMHQLLGLNLLFLLSQNRVSEFHTELERLSARDIQTNIYIKHPVSLEQYLMEGSYNKVFLAKGNIPAESYNFFIDILLDTIRDEIAGCIEKAYEQIQFSEATRVLFFNSPKKMTDYAKKRGWTQNRDGYYTFTTQQQRTEEVNIPSKELAEQVILYARHLEMIV from the exons ATGACTGTGGCCCGGTGTCGTACATTTTGCAGACTCACCATGGCGTTGAAAGAGACAGCGGGGCTGTATGAGACTCTGAAAGCTGAGTGGAACAAGAAAAACCCAAACCTGAATAAATGTGGGGACCTTCTGAGCAAGCTGAAG gtttctctGCTGGAGCTGAACTTTTTACCTACCAGTGGCTCTGCGATCACCAAGCAGCAGCTCATTTTAGCTC GGGATGTCCTTGAGATCGGAGCCCTGTGGAGCATCCTGAAGAAAGACATCCCGTCTTTTGAGCGATACATGGCTCAACTAAAGTGTTACTACTTTGACTACAA GGATGAACTTCCTGCAGCCGCCTACATGCACCAGTTGCTTGGACTCAACCTGCTCTTCCTGCTCTCTCAGAACCGAGTGTCTGAGTTTCACACAGAGCTGGAGAGACTGAGCGCTCGAGATATTCAGACCAACATTTACATCAAACATCCCGTCTCCCTAGAACAG TACCTGATGGAGGGAAGCTACAACAAAGTTTTCCTGGCCAAAGGAAACATCCCAGCTGAGAGTTACAACTTTTTCATAGATATTCTGCTGGACACCATCCG TGATGAGATTGCGGGTTGCATAGAAAAGGCCTACGAACAGATCCAGTTCAGTGAAGCAACCAGAGTTCTTTTCTTCAACTCTCCCAAAAAGATGACAGACTACGCCAAGAag AGAGGCTGGACTCAGAACCGGGACGGCTACTACACCTTCACCACCCAGCAGCAGCGGACGGAGGAGGTGAACATCCCCTCCAAAGAGCTGGCGGAGCAGGTCATCTTATACGCACGACACCTGGAAATGATTGTGTAA